The Spirosoma foliorum genome has a window encoding:
- the murA gene encoding UDP-N-acetylglucosamine 1-carboxyvinyltransferase, with amino-acid sequence MASFQITGGRKLKGELIPQGAKNEALQILCAVLLTKEPVIIHNIPGIRDVNQLIDLLGDLGVWVTKIGESSYRFQASDVNLDYLETDTYKRKAAALRGSVMLLGPMLARFKKGRIPRPGGDKIGRRRLDTHFLGFEKLGAQFNYDANDGGYYQVDASNLRGTYMLLDEASVTGTANILMAAVMAEGITTIYNAACEPYLQQLSRMLNSMGAKISGVGSNLLTIEGVTELKGTEHTMLPDMIEIGSFIGLAAMTQSEITIKNCRIPELGIIPDQFKRLGIQMEFRGDDIYVPAQEHYQIESFLDGGMMTVADAPWPGFTPDLLSIVLVTAVQAQGTLLIHQKMFESRLFFVDKLIDMGAQIILCDPHRATVVGLNRQVPLKGIRMSSPDIRAGVALLIAAMSAKGTSIIDSIEQIDRGYQHIDTRLNAIGAEIIRL; translated from the coding sequence ATGGCATCTTTTCAAATTACAGGAGGGCGTAAACTCAAAGGCGAACTTATTCCGCAGGGCGCAAAAAACGAAGCGTTACAGATTCTTTGCGCTGTACTCCTGACCAAAGAACCCGTTATTATTCATAATATTCCAGGCATTCGCGATGTCAACCAGCTTATCGACTTGCTGGGTGATTTGGGGGTTTGGGTAACCAAAATTGGCGAAAGTTCTTACCGTTTTCAGGCCAGTGATGTTAATCTGGACTATCTGGAAACCGATACTTACAAGCGCAAAGCCGCTGCCCTTCGTGGATCGGTGATGTTACTTGGCCCCATGCTGGCCCGGTTCAAAAAAGGACGTATTCCCCGGCCTGGTGGCGACAAAATTGGCCGTCGGCGGTTAGATACGCACTTTTTAGGTTTCGAAAAACTGGGAGCTCAGTTCAACTATGACGCCAATGACGGCGGCTATTACCAGGTTGATGCCAGTAATCTGCGTGGTACCTACATGCTCCTTGATGAAGCGTCAGTAACGGGTACCGCAAACATCCTGATGGCCGCTGTTATGGCCGAAGGAATTACAACCATTTACAATGCTGCCTGTGAGCCTTACCTGCAGCAGTTGAGCCGGATGCTCAATTCGATGGGCGCAAAAATTTCTGGCGTTGGCTCCAATCTGCTTACGATTGAGGGTGTTACGGAGCTGAAAGGCACCGAGCATACCATGCTGCCCGATATGATTGAAATTGGCTCGTTCATTGGTCTAGCGGCCATGACGCAATCGGAAATTACGATCAAAAACTGCCGGATTCCTGAGTTGGGCATCATTCCTGATCAATTCAAACGGTTGGGTATTCAGATGGAATTTCGGGGTGATGACATTTACGTTCCTGCTCAGGAGCATTACCAGATCGAAAGTTTTCTGGATGGCGGCATGATGACTGTTGCCGATGCTCCCTGGCCTGGATTCACCCCCGACTTACTCAGTATTGTTCTCGTAACCGCCGTTCAGGCGCAGGGAACGCTACTTATCCACCAGAAAATGTTCGAAAGTCGGCTGTTTTTTGTGGATAAACTGATCGACATGGGTGCTCAGATTATTCTCTGCGATCCCCACCGAGCTACGGTTGTTGGCTTAAATCGTCAGGTTCCGCTAAAAGGCATTCGCATGTCGTCGCCAGATATTCGGGCGGGGGTTGCGTTACTAATTGCGGCTATGTCGGCCAAGGGAACCAGCATCATCGACAGTATCGAGCAGATCGACCGGGGTTATCAACATATCGACACGCGTTTGAATGCGATTGGGGCAGAGATTATCCGGTTGTAA
- a CDS encoding DUF4290 domain-containing protein: MKEYGSSIQKLVDNMVNIEDREKRTRYAHILIELMRQIHPNMKDGQDYYNKLWDDLYIMSGFTLDVDSPYPPPSEEALGKKPQRVPYNTHHLKFKHFGRNVDLLIAKAISLEEPDERRAFVSYLTRLMRTFYQAWNKESVEDETIYQSLIELSNGKLYDDIKLIREEGLVEATPRERTGDQPQRLGGNTYRNDRNRDNRNDGSGMNQGRSNRDGGQRNFSNRNNRSDGPRDGGSGSNQGGRPNRDGGGQRNFGNRNGGPNRNNDRNRNDRDGGSGNGSDNQRRRR; encoded by the coding sequence TTGAAAGAATACGGCAGTAGTATCCAAAAGTTGGTTGACAACATGGTCAACATCGAAGATCGGGAAAAGCGCACCCGATACGCGCATATCCTGATTGAATTGATGCGGCAGATTCACCCCAACATGAAAGATGGTCAGGATTACTACAACAAGTTGTGGGATGACCTATATATAATGTCTGGTTTCACACTGGATGTTGACAGTCCTTATCCACCTCCATCCGAAGAAGCACTCGGCAAAAAACCGCAGCGAGTTCCCTATAATACGCACCATTTGAAGTTTAAACATTTTGGTCGTAATGTAGATTTATTGATTGCTAAGGCCATCTCGCTGGAAGAACCCGATGAACGACGGGCTTTTGTCTCTTACTTAACACGCCTGATGCGTACGTTCTATCAGGCCTGGAACAAAGAATCGGTTGAAGACGAAACCATTTACCAGAGCTTAATTGAGCTCTCGAATGGTAAGCTTTACGATGATATTAAACTGATTCGGGAAGAAGGCCTTGTTGAAGCGACTCCCCGTGAGCGCACCGGCGACCAACCACAACGCCTGGGCGGTAATACGTATCGGAACGACCGGAACCGCGACAACCGCAATGACGGGTCAGGCATGAATCAGGGGCGCTCAAACCGTGATGGGGGACAGCGTAATTTCAGCAACCGAAACAACCGTAGTGACGGACCACGTGATGGAGGATCAGGTTCGAATCAGGGCGGGCGACCAAACCGAGACGGGGGTGGTCAACGCAACTTCGGCAACCGAAATGGCGGACCCAATCGGAATAACGACCGGAACCGGAACGACCGCGATGGGGGATCTGGAAATGGTTCTGACAACCAAAGACGGAGACGATAA
- a CDS encoding MATE family efflux transporter, producing the protein MLTNFRTELSDTIRLSIPIIIAQLGVVLMGVTDNLFVGRLLGAVPLGAAGLANSLSFLMSSIGVGGLSVVAALVSKAYNQSDVAGINRLFRAGLRVALLLSVVLGGLSALLAFNFELFGQTPEVTRLTRDFMLILSASLLPLMVFVAARQLCDGLRYPRVAMAITLSALLINALFNYVLIKGVGPFPTLGLMGSALATLLSRTFMAGVMLLYIYRAERFKEYLTTAYRSLPTSEYVWEILRLGIPGGLTFFFEVATFALAVVIVGWLGEDRLAAHQIAINMASVTYMMATGISSAAAIRVSAAVGRGSREGVWRAGVAAFMLSVSFMGVMALLFLTANDWLVTLYIRDNPAVMQIAASLVIIAGFFQLSDGVQVVALGSLRGLSDVNVPTLITLFSYWVVALPLSYVLAFPGKLDAVGVWIGLLTGLSIAAILLTWRFFNQIKRVNLTLTNTTDVMTH; encoded by the coding sequence ATGCTAACCAACTTTCGCACCGAACTTTCTGACACGATTCGATTGAGTATACCGATTATTATTGCTCAATTAGGGGTGGTGTTAATGGGGGTTACCGATAACTTGTTTGTTGGGCGATTACTGGGCGCAGTACCATTAGGAGCCGCTGGATTGGCTAATTCGCTCTCATTCCTGATGTCGAGCATTGGGGTAGGTGGGTTGTCGGTTGTGGCGGCCTTAGTTTCCAAGGCGTACAACCAAAGCGATGTGGCTGGCATTAACCGATTGTTTCGGGCTGGACTTCGGGTTGCCTTATTACTAAGCGTTGTACTAGGAGGACTTTCGGCACTGCTGGCATTTAATTTTGAGTTGTTTGGGCAAACGCCAGAGGTGACACGGCTGACGCGGGATTTTATGCTCATTCTGAGTGCATCGTTACTGCCGCTGATGGTGTTCGTGGCCGCCCGTCAACTTTGCGATGGCCTCCGTTATCCACGAGTGGCCATGGCTATTACGCTTTCAGCTTTGCTGATTAACGCTCTTTTTAATTATGTGTTGATTAAAGGGGTAGGACCGTTTCCGACACTAGGACTTATGGGGTCTGCCCTGGCTACGCTTCTCTCCCGAACGTTTATGGCTGGCGTAATGCTACTCTACATTTATCGGGCTGAGCGCTTTAAAGAGTACCTGACAACGGCTTATCGTTCGTTACCCACGTCTGAATACGTATGGGAGATTCTGCGTCTGGGTATTCCGGGTGGCCTCACGTTTTTCTTTGAGGTAGCGACTTTTGCATTGGCCGTGGTGATTGTTGGCTGGCTTGGCGAAGATCGACTGGCGGCTCACCAGATTGCGATCAATATGGCGTCGGTTACCTACATGATGGCTACAGGGATTTCGTCGGCGGCTGCGATTCGGGTGAGTGCCGCCGTTGGTCGGGGTAGCCGCGAGGGCGTATGGCGGGCTGGGGTAGCCGCGTTTATGCTTTCCGTCAGTTTTATGGGTGTGATGGCCTTGTTGTTTCTAACCGCAAACGACTGGCTGGTTACCTTATATATTCGGGACAATCCGGCAGTTATGCAAATCGCAGCTTCATTAGTGATCATCGCTGGTTTCTTTCAGCTTTCCGATGGGGTCCAGGTTGTTGCGTTAGGCAGTTTGCGGGGTTTGTCGGATGTTAATGTTCCGACCCTGATTACCCTGTTTTCGTACTGGGTTGTGGCGTTGCCATTAAGTTATGTCCTCGCTTTCCCTGGTAAGCTGGACGCTGTTGGCGTCTGGATTGGACTACTAACGGGCCTAAGTATAGCTGCCATTTTGTTAACCTGGCGATTTTTCAACCAGATCAAACGGGTTAATTTGACGCTAACAAACACGACTGACGTCATGACCCACTAG
- a CDS encoding carboxy terminal-processing peptidase, whose amino-acid sequence MKKYLVTLLPVLMLSFQPDSPSNGAPGGVSSLQALSASDAAEDLKPSISQEKVEALVAKILTQYHYRKVRLNDSLSSVVWDNYLKELDGNKTYLLASDVASFEKYRYQIDEALVNGDLTAAFDLYNVFRKRYQERSAFIKEQIKKPFSFTEDESFNTDREKAAWPKTVEEQNDLWRKILKNQELELKLGNRKDSVVVATMTQRYANLDKAYNRIKSADVFQIYMNSFAEALDPHTNYFSPTNADRFNQEMSQSLEGIGAMLQEDGEYIKITSVLPGGPAFKSNLVKVNDKIAGVAQGDNGPMVNTMNWQVDEVVKLIKGPKGTVVRLQVVSPNALAGAPPKEIRLVREKIKLEDQRAKKEVIEVTDNGKTFKIGVINVPMFYRDFEGARKREEGFSSTTSDVKKFIDSLKAEKVAGIVIDLRDDGGGSLTEAINLTGLFIPKGPVVQVRESNGETEVYTDPDPSVTYDGPLAVLVNRFSASASEIFAAAIQDYKRGIIVGGQTFGKGTVQTLIDLNQWLPKEPEKVGQVKMTIQKFYRINGSSTQHKGVTPDIQFPSAFSAEEYGESSQPSALPWDQINSTRYEQSHGLDDKILARLRDRFDQRLKSDPELKQLAQDLADFKKAKENTVVSLQESKRRKEREEAERKRAAANKVSQASAPIDETGTPSPNAPKKKKDLYLNEAGLVLADYILAVNK is encoded by the coding sequence ATGAAAAAGTATCTGGTAACCCTATTGCCCGTGCTGATGCTGAGCTTTCAGCCGGACTCCCCTTCGAATGGTGCCCCAGGCGGTGTGTCGTCCTTACAGGCATTGTCAGCCTCAGATGCTGCTGAAGATCTGAAACCATCCATTTCACAAGAGAAAGTCGAAGCACTGGTCGCTAAGATACTGACTCAATATCACTACCGGAAAGTGCGGTTGAACGATTCGCTGTCGTCGGTAGTGTGGGATAATTACCTCAAAGAACTTGATGGCAACAAAACGTATCTGTTAGCCTCAGATGTAGCGTCTTTCGAAAAGTACCGCTATCAGATCGATGAAGCACTCGTCAATGGCGATCTGACAGCGGCTTTTGACCTGTACAACGTTTTCCGTAAACGGTACCAGGAACGCAGCGCATTTATTAAGGAGCAGATCAAGAAGCCATTTTCGTTCACCGAAGATGAAAGCTTCAATACTGATCGGGAAAAGGCAGCCTGGCCTAAAACGGTAGAAGAGCAAAATGATCTGTGGCGCAAAATCCTGAAAAATCAGGAGTTAGAACTTAAGCTAGGCAATCGAAAAGATAGCGTGGTGGTGGCAACTATGACCCAGCGTTACGCTAATCTTGACAAAGCGTATAATCGGATCAAAAGTGCCGACGTGTTCCAGATTTACATGAATTCGTTCGCCGAAGCCCTTGACCCACATACCAACTATTTTTCGCCGACCAACGCCGACCGTTTCAATCAGGAAATGAGCCAGTCGCTGGAAGGGATTGGGGCTATGCTCCAGGAAGATGGCGAATACATCAAGATTACCAGCGTTTTACCGGGTGGGCCTGCCTTTAAGAGTAACCTGGTTAAGGTCAACGACAAAATTGCGGGTGTAGCCCAGGGTGACAATGGCCCTATGGTGAATACCATGAACTGGCAGGTTGATGAGGTTGTCAAACTGATTAAAGGACCCAAAGGTACGGTCGTACGTTTACAGGTTGTTTCGCCAAACGCATTGGCGGGTGCTCCACCTAAAGAAATCCGGCTGGTTCGCGAGAAAATCAAACTGGAAGATCAACGGGCTAAAAAAGAAGTCATTGAGGTAACTGATAACGGAAAGACGTTTAAAATTGGGGTCATTAACGTCCCGATGTTCTACCGTGATTTTGAGGGTGCCCGCAAGCGTGAAGAAGGCTTTAGCAGCACAACAAGCGATGTCAAAAAATTCATTGATTCGCTAAAAGCCGAGAAAGTAGCTGGTATCGTTATCGACTTACGCGATGATGGAGGTGGTTCATTAACCGAAGCCATTAACCTGACAGGTCTGTTTATCCCAAAAGGTCCGGTTGTTCAGGTACGTGAGTCAAACGGCGAAACGGAAGTATATACAGATCCAGATCCGTCTGTCACTTACGATGGTCCGCTGGCCGTTCTAGTAAACCGTTTCAGTGCATCGGCTTCCGAAATTTTTGCAGCTGCCATTCAGGATTACAAACGCGGTATTATCGTTGGTGGCCAAACCTTCGGTAAAGGGACGGTACAAACCCTGATCGACCTTAACCAATGGTTACCTAAAGAGCCAGAAAAAGTAGGTCAGGTGAAGATGACGATTCAGAAATTCTATCGCATCAACGGCAGCAGCACACAGCACAAAGGCGTAACTCCGGATATCCAGTTCCCATCGGCTTTCTCGGCGGAGGAATATGGCGAAAGCTCACAGCCAAGCGCCCTGCCCTGGGATCAGATCAATTCGACCCGCTATGAGCAATCTCATGGTCTTGATGATAAAATTTTGGCACGATTACGCGATCGCTTTGATCAACGTCTGAAATCAGATCCTGAGTTGAAACAACTAGCGCAGGATTTAGCCGACTTCAAGAAAGCGAAAGAAAACACGGTTGTTTCATTGCAGGAATCGAAACGCCGGAAAGAGCGTGAAGAGGCCGAACGGAAACGCGCAGCCGCCAATAAAGTATCGCAGGCATCGGCTCCAATTGATGAAACCGGGACCCCATCGCCCAATGCGCCCAAGAAGAAAAAAGACCTCTATCTCAATGAGGCAGGTCTTGTTCTTGCCGATTACATTCTGGCTGTCAACAAATAG
- a CDS encoding FKBP-type peptidyl-prolyl cis-trans isomerase — MKFNQWMLAGIASAVFVAGSATAQVKKPAAKKPASAKPATAAKPATAGATIASTQDSVSYSIGVFMAQNLKQQGITDLNNALLMRGLEDALKDQPTQLTQAQCGQVMNNFMQKQMAARNAEGMKASAENKKIGSAFLAENKTKAGVVTTTSGLQYSIEKEGTGPKPAATDRVKVHYTGRLIDGKVFDSSVERGQPAEFGVTEVIKGWTEALQLMPVGSKWKLYIPSDLAYGDRSAGADIKPGSTLVFDVELLDIVKQ; from the coding sequence ATGAAGTTTAATCAATGGATGCTGGCCGGTATTGCGTCGGCCGTTTTTGTCGCTGGTTCCGCGACTGCACAAGTTAAGAAACCTGCCGCTAAAAAGCCGGCATCGGCTAAACCAGCCACCGCTGCTAAACCTGCCACTGCAGGAGCAACAATCGCTTCGACCCAAGATTCCGTTAGTTATAGTATTGGCGTGTTTATGGCTCAGAACCTGAAGCAACAAGGGATTACGGACCTTAACAACGCTTTACTAATGCGCGGGCTGGAAGACGCCTTAAAGGATCAGCCAACTCAGCTAACACAGGCGCAGTGCGGTCAGGTTATGAATAATTTCATGCAGAAGCAGATGGCAGCCCGCAATGCAGAAGGCATGAAAGCCTCAGCCGAAAACAAAAAAATTGGCAGTGCATTTTTGGCTGAAAACAAAACAAAAGCTGGCGTAGTAACGACAACCAGTGGCTTACAGTATTCGATTGAAAAAGAAGGCACAGGCCCAAAACCAGCCGCTACTGATCGGGTTAAAGTACACTACACCGGTCGGCTGATTGATGGTAAAGTTTTTGATAGTTCTGTAGAACGCGGCCAACCCGCCGAATTTGGTGTTACTGAAGTCATCAAAGGCTGGACAGAAGCGCTCCAACTGATGCCCGTCGGCTCAAAATGGAAGCTGTATATCCCCTCTGATTTAGCGTATGGCGACCGGTCAGCCGGTGCCGATATTAAACCCGGCTCAACATTAGTGTTCGATGTTGAGTTACTTGATATTGTTAAACAATAA
- the atpA gene encoding F0F1 ATP synthase subunit alpha codes for MESVRPDEISAILRQQLAGTQTEAELEEVGTVLQIGDGVARIYGLSKVQAGELLSFDNGLQAMALNLEEDNVGAVLLGDYSEIKEGDTVKRTDQIAYVNVGDGILGRVVNTLGLPIDGMGPIQGELFQMPMERKAPGVIFRQPVNEPLQTGIKAIDAMIPIGRGQRELIIGDRQTGKTAVAIDTIINQKEFFEKGQPVFCIYVACGQKASTVKMVEQTLRKAGAMDYTVIVAANASDPSPMQFFAPFTGAAIGEYFRDTGRPALVVYDDLSKQAVAYREVSLLLRRPPGREAYPGDVFYLHSRLLERAAKVNANDDIAKTMNDLPPSLKDKVKGGGSLTALPIIETQAGDVSAYIPTNVISITDGQIFLESNLFNAGIRPAINVGISVSRVGGNAQIKSMKKVAGTLKLDQAQFRELEAFAKFGSDLDASTKLTIERGRRNQEMLKQPQYSPVPVELQVAIIYASTNGLLDKVPVNKVKEFESEFGMILSAQYPAVLSDLRAGKLTDEATATLKKVAADLSAQY; via the coding sequence ATGGAATCCGTAAGACCCGACGAGATATCAGCCATTCTGCGCCAGCAACTGGCCGGAACCCAAACCGAGGCTGAACTCGAGGAAGTCGGTACGGTGCTGCAAATCGGCGACGGCGTAGCGCGTATCTACGGCCTCTCGAAGGTGCAGGCCGGCGAATTGCTGTCGTTTGACAATGGGCTTCAGGCCATGGCGCTGAACCTCGAAGAAGATAACGTTGGAGCTGTATTGCTCGGCGATTATTCGGAAATCAAAGAAGGCGATACCGTTAAACGTACTGATCAGATTGCCTACGTAAACGTAGGTGATGGCATTCTTGGCCGCGTAGTGAACACACTCGGTCTGCCAATTGATGGTATGGGTCCTATCCAGGGCGAGCTGTTCCAAATGCCGATGGAGCGTAAAGCGCCGGGCGTAATTTTCCGTCAGCCAGTAAACGAGCCACTGCAAACGGGTATTAAGGCTATCGATGCCATGATTCCCATTGGTCGGGGTCAGCGTGAATTGATTATCGGCGACCGTCAGACGGGTAAAACCGCTGTGGCGATCGATACGATTATCAACCAGAAAGAGTTTTTCGAGAAGGGTCAACCTGTATTCTGTATCTACGTTGCCTGCGGTCAGAAAGCATCTACTGTGAAAATGGTAGAGCAAACACTGCGTAAGGCTGGTGCTATGGACTACACGGTAATCGTAGCGGCTAATGCTTCTGACCCATCGCCGATGCAGTTCTTCGCACCATTTACGGGAGCTGCTATTGGTGAATATTTCCGTGATACAGGTCGCCCTGCACTGGTTGTTTATGACGATTTGTCGAAACAAGCTGTTGCCTACCGCGAAGTATCGCTGCTGTTGCGTCGCCCACCAGGACGTGAAGCTTACCCAGGAGACGTGTTCTACCTACACAGCCGTTTATTAGAGCGGGCCGCGAAAGTCAACGCTAACGACGACATCGCTAAAACGATGAACGATCTGCCACCAAGTCTGAAAGACAAGGTAAAAGGTGGTGGTTCATTAACTGCGTTGCCAATCATTGAAACCCAGGCTGGTGACGTATCGGCTTATATTCCGACGAACGTAATTTCGATTACGGATGGTCAGATCTTCCTGGAGTCGAACTTGTTTAACGCGGGTATCCGTCCTGCTATCAACGTAGGTATCTCGGTATCGCGGGTAGGTGGTAACGCCCAGATCAAGTCGATGAAGAAAGTGGCAGGTACGCTGAAGCTGGACCAGGCTCAGTTCCGTGAATTAGAAGCCTTCGCTAAATTCGGTTCTGATCTTGATGCCTCGACGAAATTGACCATCGAACGGGGGCGTCGTAACCAGGAAATGTTGAAGCAACCACAGTACTCGCCAGTTCCGGTTGAGCTGCAAGTGGCTATTATCTACGCGTCAACCAATGGTTTGCTTGATAAAGTGCCTGTTAATAAAGTAAAAGAATTCGAAAGTGAATTCGGAATGATACTGAGTGCACAGTACCCAGCCGTTCTGAGTGATCTACGCGCCGGTAAACTAACCGACGAAGCAACAGCAACATTGAAGAAAGTAGCTGCTGACCTCTCGGCCCAATATTAA
- a CDS encoding DUF4136 domain-containing protein: protein MKFKGIITSLFVVGTLASCAPAITVKYDYDPKVNVRQFSTYRIEADRQRNADPIVGSNLNQRRIADALDQTLKARGYKPVTQGEADLVVRFFMDSKDKQQIQSNNMYSPYSWWYGGMGNNVYSRQYEENRVVVNVSDARTNDIIWQGWATGQLNTRNKERDRDQAFRETVTSIMKNFPESAGQDYGAAR, encoded by the coding sequence ATGAAATTCAAAGGCATAATCACTAGTTTGTTCGTCGTCGGTACGCTGGCGTCCTGCGCTCCAGCCATTACAGTTAAATACGACTACGATCCTAAGGTAAACGTTCGGCAATTTTCAACTTACCGTATTGAAGCTGACCGGCAGCGGAATGCTGACCCAATTGTGGGTAGCAACCTGAACCAGCGTCGGATTGCCGATGCGCTTGATCAAACGCTTAAAGCGCGAGGTTATAAGCCTGTAACGCAGGGAGAAGCTGATCTGGTTGTTCGGTTCTTTATGGATTCGAAAGACAAGCAGCAAATCCAGTCCAACAACATGTACTCGCCTTATTCGTGGTGGTACGGTGGTATGGGCAACAACGTATACTCGCGTCAGTATGAAGAAAACCGGGTTGTTGTTAACGTATCGGATGCCCGAACCAATGATATCATCTGGCAGGGTTGGGCAACAGGCCAGTTAAATACGCGTAACAAAGAGCGCGATCGTGATCAGGCTTTCCGGGAAACAGTAACTAGTATTATGAAGAATTTCCCTGAGAGTGCTGGCCAGGATTATGGTGCCGCTCGCTAA
- a CDS encoding DUF6607 family protein yields the protein MRLPSLVLLLLLIGRGLFAQLTPKAEDIAAIKGQCGCHDVTFLYAETFAPDKTYTFKDRYSAKGTEWVFVDEESGPTSRPNKIVIQHLLVINDSMIVKHWREDWFYQNTSLLKFDQNTTWKRSTLSAGQVKGQWTQKVFEVDDSPRYEGSATWVHVDGRHYWESTADAPLPRREYTKRTDYNVLRRRNHHEILPDGYIHEQDNDKIIRTEVGDQILASEKGLNVYKRTDDKKCQAAKGWWAKNRAYWADVRTVWTEMLTNRDTVAFKGQVKGSVLSRELDELAVVAQQTPYNSAISRQLIRQTIEKFLK from the coding sequence ATGCGTTTACCTTCATTGGTGCTTCTCTTATTGCTAATTGGTAGAGGCCTATTCGCCCAATTAACGCCCAAAGCTGAGGACATAGCTGCTATTAAAGGCCAATGTGGTTGCCATGATGTTACCTTCTTATACGCTGAGACGTTTGCTCCCGATAAAACCTACACGTTTAAGGATCGATACAGCGCCAAAGGGACCGAATGGGTATTTGTCGATGAAGAGTCTGGCCCAACCTCTCGACCGAACAAAATCGTTATTCAGCACCTGCTGGTTATCAACGATTCCATGATTGTGAAGCACTGGCGCGAAGACTGGTTCTATCAGAATACCAGCTTGCTCAAATTTGATCAGAATACCACCTGGAAACGTTCAACACTATCGGCTGGGCAGGTGAAGGGCCAATGGACTCAGAAAGTTTTTGAAGTTGATGATAGTCCACGTTATGAAGGATCGGCAACATGGGTTCATGTGGATGGTCGACACTATTGGGAAAGTACCGCTGATGCTCCTTTGCCGCGTAGAGAATACACGAAACGTACAGATTACAACGTCCTGCGTCGTAGAAACCACCACGAAATCCTGCCAGACGGTTATATCCATGAACAGGATAACGACAAAATCATCCGCACTGAGGTAGGTGACCAAATACTAGCCTCCGAAAAAGGATTAAATGTCTACAAGCGCACCGACGATAAAAAATGTCAGGCAGCCAAAGGGTGGTGGGCTAAAAATCGAGCATATTGGGCCGACGTTCGCACTGTTTGGACTGAAATGCTAACTAACCGAGATACTGTGGCTTTTAAAGGACAAGTGAAAGGCAGTGTGCTAAGCCGAGAGTTGGATGAATTGGCTGTAGTTGCCCAGCAAACGCCCTATAATTCAGCTATAAGTCGCCAACTTATCCGTCAGACAATCGAAAAATTCTTGAAATAG
- a CDS encoding ferritin has translation MKDLARLRTSIKESVELALNQQIQMELTASSKYLAMAGWCDRSGLDYCAGFFYKQSEEERKHGMKLFHYLCDQGATAYSPEIPAVGQEFDSLKAVFEATLEQEIAVTDSINRIITICRRENDYATEELLKWYVKEQMEEEYIARRCLDLIDQIPADQVYYLDKKLSSVTYEDNVFE, from the coding sequence ATGAAAGATTTAGCAAGACTACGCACCTCGATAAAAGAAAGCGTCGAGCTGGCACTGAACCAGCAAATACAAATGGAATTGACTGCCTCTTCGAAATATTTGGCGATGGCAGGCTGGTGTGATCGCAGTGGTCTTGACTATTGCGCGGGCTTTTTCTACAAACAATCGGAGGAAGAACGTAAACACGGCATGAAACTATTCCACTACCTCTGCGATCAGGGTGCTACGGCTTATTCGCCCGAAATTCCAGCAGTTGGACAGGAATTTGATTCATTAAAAGCAGTTTTCGAAGCTACGCTGGAACAGGAAATCGCTGTAACGGATTCAATCAACCGAATCATCACGATCTGCCGTCGGGAAAATGACTACGCTACCGAAGAACTTCTGAAGTGGTATGTGAAAGAGCAAATGGAAGAAGAATACATTGCTCGTCGTTGCCTCGACCTGATTGATCAGATCCCAGCTGACCAAGTGTATTACTTAGATAAAAAGCTCTCTAGCGTTACGTACGAAGATAACGTCTTTGAATAA